In Pseudomonas sp. MTM4, one genomic interval encodes:
- the phnE gene encoding phosphonate ABC transporter, permease protein PhnE, whose protein sequence is MLNPAIAQRDPAAGPRLLVTLLALALLWPGLSLSELDLSVLFDGSNADTMAVFLSGFWPPAHDEDFLLLLWQATWETLAIATAGMTLALVVALPCAILATRALSISAISRGGRPHWWAQSLRWPVRGLLIVLRSVPEIVWALLFVRAVGLGPTAGVLAIAITYAGMLGKVYAEIFESVDPLPTRALLGGGGSRLQAFAYGVLPQAAGEMLSYTVYRWECAIRASVVMGFVGAGGLGQQLDLSMRMFAGGEVASMLLTFLALVLMADLISQLLRRRFV, encoded by the coding sequence ATGCTGAACCCTGCCATCGCACAGCGCGACCCAGCCGCCGGGCCGCGTCTGCTGGTGACTCTGTTGGCTCTGGCCTTGCTGTGGCCGGGCCTGTCGCTGAGCGAGCTGGACCTCAGCGTGCTATTCGACGGCAGCAACGCCGACACCATGGCGGTATTCCTTTCCGGCTTCTGGCCGCCGGCGCACGACGAAGATTTCCTGCTCCTGTTGTGGCAAGCCACGTGGGAGACGCTCGCCATCGCAACCGCTGGCATGACGTTGGCGCTGGTCGTGGCGCTGCCGTGCGCCATCCTGGCCACACGCGCCTTGTCGATCTCGGCCATCAGCCGCGGCGGGCGGCCGCACTGGTGGGCGCAGTCACTGCGCTGGCCGGTGCGTGGTCTGCTGATCGTGCTGCGCAGCGTGCCGGAGATCGTATGGGCACTGCTGTTCGTCCGCGCGGTGGGCCTCGGCCCGACCGCCGGGGTACTGGCCATCGCCATCACTTATGCCGGCATGCTCGGCAAGGTCTATGCGGAAATCTTCGAATCAGTCGATCCGCTGCCCACGCGTGCGCTGCTCGGCGGCGGGGGTTCGCGACTGCAGGCCTTCGCCTATGGCGTGCTGCCACAAGCGGCGGGTGAAATGCTCTCCTACACCGTTTACCGCTGGGAATGCGCGATTCGCGCTTCGGTGGTGATGGGCTTCGTCGGCGCCGGCGGGCTAGGCCAGCAGCTGGACTTATCGATGCGCATGTTCGCCGGTGGTGAAGTGGCCAGCATGCTGTTGACCTTCCTGGCCCTGGTGCTGATGGCGGACCTGATCAGCCAGTTGCTGCGCCGGAGGTTCGTGTGA
- a CDS encoding DUF2288 domain-containing protein, which yields MSEVPSTLYAKLLGETASISWHELQPFFARGALLRVASDFDLIEAAQAVAQDDREKVAAWLASGHIAKLEVGQAQDWLERDPPLWAVVVAPWVLVQERAAKPSLH from the coding sequence ATGAGCGAAGTACCAAGCACTCTCTATGCCAAGCTGCTGGGCGAAACCGCGTCGATCTCGTGGCACGAATTACAGCCTTTTTTCGCTCGGGGCGCTCTGTTGCGCGTCGCCAGCGACTTCGACCTGATCGAGGCCGCGCAGGCCGTGGCACAGGACGACCGGGAAAAGGTGGCTGCATGGCTGGCTTCAGGCCATATCGCCAAGCTCGAGGTCGGGCAGGCGCAGGACTGGCTGGAGCGGGATCCGCCACTATGGGCTGTGGTCGTTGCGCCCTGGGTGCTGGTGCAGGAACGGGCGGCGAAGCCCAGTCTGCACTGA
- a CDS encoding putative selenate ABC transporter substrate-binding protein, whose product MLKRSLAAVAGLAISLSFATSHAAETLRVSAIPDEAPTELIRKFEPLGQYLEKQLGMPVKFTPVSDYAAVVESLAADRLDLAWLGGFTFVQTRLKTGDAIPLVQREQDEKFTSKFITADPEVKTLQDLKGKTFAFGSVSSTSGSLMPRYFMIKDGIDPEQFFKRIAYSGAHDATAAWVEAGKADAGVLNASVWDKLVAAGKVDTDKVRVISTTPPYYDYNWTVRGNLDTELVEKIKTAFLELDPANPEHKKILDLQAASRFIETRPENYKGIEEAARAAGLLK is encoded by the coding sequence ATGTTGAAGCGCTCCCTGGCAGCCGTCGCCGGCCTTGCCATTTCCCTGTCTTTTGCCACCTCACATGCCGCCGAAACCCTTCGTGTATCGGCGATCCCCGATGAAGCGCCGACCGAGCTGATCCGCAAGTTCGAGCCGCTGGGCCAATACCTCGAAAAACAGCTGGGCATGCCGGTGAAGTTCACCCCGGTGTCCGATTACGCCGCCGTGGTCGAATCCCTGGCTGCTGACCGCCTCGACCTGGCCTGGCTTGGCGGGTTCACCTTCGTCCAGACCCGCCTTAAGACCGGCGATGCGATTCCTCTGGTGCAGCGTGAGCAGGACGAGAAATTCACAAGCAAATTCATCACCGCCGATCCCGAAGTGAAAACCCTGCAGGATCTCAAGGGCAAGACGTTCGCCTTCGGCTCCGTGTCGTCGACGTCCGGCAGCCTGATGCCGCGCTATTTCATGATCAAGGACGGCATCGATCCCGAGCAGTTCTTCAAGCGCATCGCCTACTCCGGCGCACATGATGCCACCGCCGCCTGGGTTGAGGCGGGCAAGGCCGATGCCGGCGTGCTCAACGCCTCGGTCTGGGACAAGCTGGTCGCCGCTGGAAAGGTCGATACCGACAAGGTCCGCGTGATCTCCACGACGCCGCCTTACTACGACTACAACTGGACGGTGCGCGGCAACCTCGATACAGAGCTAGTCGAAAAGATCAAGACCGCATTCCTCGAACTCGATCCGGCGAATCCGGAGCACAAGAAAATTCTCGACCTGCAGGCTGCCAGCCGCTTCATCGAGACCCGCCCGGAAAACTACAAGGGCATCGAGGAAGCAGCGCGCGCCGCTGGCCTGCTGAAGTGA
- a CDS encoding phosphonate ABC transporter ATP-binding protein, giving the protein MSHSTSSSALLTTCTSSAEPVLTLSGASYRHANGHVALRDLDLQIFKGERIALIGPSGAGKTTLLRLLATHLPPSTGRLELLGCRPWSLSTSARQGLRARIGLIHQAPPLPPRQRVITSVLAGRLGQWSLGRSLLSLVYPLDKEGAAQALAQLDLADKLYERCDQLSGGQLQRVGIARALYQSPTLILADEPVSAMDPVLAAYSLNVLNSEATRRQATLVASLHAVELALEHFPRVIGVRAGRILFDKASTDVTPAELEALYANEQLGNEQAPLSLPGQPLHVPRC; this is encoded by the coding sequence ATGAGCCATTCAACATCGAGTTCGGCGCTGCTGACGACATGCACGAGCAGCGCCGAGCCTGTCCTGACGCTATCGGGCGCGAGCTATCGACACGCCAACGGCCATGTCGCGCTGCGTGATCTCGATCTGCAGATCTTCAAAGGCGAGCGAATTGCCCTCATCGGACCTTCCGGTGCGGGCAAAACCACGTTGCTGCGTCTGCTCGCGACTCATCTACCGCCAAGTACTGGCCGGCTGGAGCTGCTCGGATGCCGGCCTTGGTCGCTGTCGACTAGCGCCCGGCAGGGACTCCGCGCCCGTATCGGACTGATTCACCAGGCACCACCGTTGCCGCCGCGTCAGCGCGTCATCACCTCGGTGCTAGCCGGTCGCCTGGGGCAATGGTCGCTGGGGCGCAGCCTGCTCAGCCTGGTCTATCCGCTGGACAAGGAAGGCGCGGCACAGGCATTGGCTCAACTGGATCTGGCCGACAAACTCTACGAGCGCTGCGATCAGCTTTCCGGCGGCCAGCTGCAGCGCGTCGGCATCGCCCGCGCGCTGTATCAGAGCCCGACGCTCATCCTCGCCGACGAGCCCGTCTCGGCGATGGACCCGGTGCTCGCCGCATACTCGCTGAATGTGCTCAACAGCGAAGCCACGCGCCGCCAGGCAACTTTGGTCGCCAGCTTGCACGCGGTAGAGCTGGCGCTTGAGCACTTCCCGCGTGTTATCGGCGTGCGTGCGGGACGCATCCTGTTCGACAAGGCCTCGACGGACGTGACGCCAGCCGAGCTCGAGGCGCTCTATGCCAACGAGCAGCTGGGCAATGAACAAGCGCCTCTGTCCTTGCCCGGCCAGCCGTTGCACGTTCCACGATGCTGA
- the livH gene encoding high-affinity branched-chain amino acid ABC transporter permease LivH encodes MPELYHYFQQLINGLTVGSTYALIAIGYTMVYGIIGMINFAHGEVYMIGSYVTFIAIVGLTMMGLDALPILMIGAFAAAMIVTSAYGYSIERVAYRPLRGSNRLIPLISAIGMSIFLQNVVLLSQDSKDKAIPNLMPGNFIFGESAMNGVVVSYMQILIFVVTILAMLGLTLFISRSRLGRACRACAEDLKMANLLGINTNSIIALTFVIGAALAAVAAVLISMQYGVINPHIGFLAGIKAFTAAVLGGIGSIPGAMLGGLVLGVAEAFGADIFGDQYKDVVAFTLLILVLLFRPTGILGRPEVEKV; translated from the coding sequence ATGCCTGAGCTTTACCACTACTTCCAACAGCTGATCAACGGCCTGACCGTTGGCAGTACCTATGCCTTGATAGCCATTGGTTACACCATGGTCTACGGCATCATCGGCATGATCAACTTCGCTCATGGCGAGGTATACATGATCGGCTCCTACGTGACCTTCATCGCCATCGTCGGGCTTACGATGATGGGGCTCGATGCGCTACCAATTCTGATGATCGGTGCATTCGCCGCCGCCATGATCGTCACCAGCGCCTACGGGTACAGCATCGAACGGGTCGCCTACCGACCGCTTCGAGGGAGTAACCGTCTGATTCCGCTGATTTCCGCGATCGGCATGTCGATCTTCCTGCAGAACGTCGTCCTGCTGTCCCAGGATTCTAAGGACAAGGCGATTCCTAACCTGATGCCTGGCAATTTCATCTTCGGTGAAAGCGCCATGAACGGTGTGGTCGTTTCCTACATGCAGATATTGATCTTCGTCGTCACCATCCTCGCCATGCTGGGCCTGACGCTGTTCATTTCGCGCTCGCGTCTGGGTCGCGCCTGCCGCGCCTGTGCCGAAGATTTGAAAATGGCCAACCTGCTGGGTATCAACACCAACAGCATCATTGCCCTGACCTTCGTCATCGGCGCAGCATTGGCGGCGGTCGCAGCCGTACTGATCAGCATGCAGTACGGGGTAATCAACCCGCATATCGGCTTCCTGGCCGGCATCAAGGCGTTCACCGCCGCGGTTCTGGGCGGCATCGGCAGCATTCCCGGCGCCATGCTCGGCGGCCTGGTACTAGGAGTGGCCGAGGCCTTCGGCGCCGATATCTTCGGCGACCAGTACAAGGACGTGGTGGCCTTCACCCTGCTGATCCTGGTCCTGCTGTTCCGCCCCACCGGCATTCTCGGTCGTCCGGAGGTGGAAAAGGTATGA
- a CDS encoding high-affinity branched-chain amino acid ABC transporter permease LivM, which translates to MTLHLRTAFFSALLVIAVAVPVFGLKLTTVGIKVEVHGAEASTFWIIAACAVAMFFWQLVRTRLAAGWAASPSLPTIPAGAGNFFTLPSTQRYIIIGLVLVALAWPFFGSRGAVDIATLILIYVMLGLGLNIVVGLAGLLDLGYVGFYAVGAYTYALLSHYYGFGFWLSLPIAGAMAALFGFLLGFPVLRLRGDYLAIVTLGFGEIIRLLLRNMTELTGGPNGISGIDKPTLFGLSFDRRAAEGMQTFHEFFGVAYNSINKVIFLYLIALLLVLLTLFVINRLLRMPIGRAWEALREDEIACRALGMNPTVIKLSAFTIGATFAGFAGSFFAARQGLVSPESFTFIESAIILAIVVLGGMGSQLGVILAAIVMILLPELMREFSEYRMLMFGAMMVLMMIWRPQGLLPMQRPHLELKR; encoded by the coding sequence ATGACTCTGCATCTGCGTACTGCCTTTTTCAGTGCCCTGCTGGTCATCGCCGTCGCGGTGCCGGTATTCGGCCTGAAGCTCACCACGGTGGGTATCAAGGTCGAGGTCCATGGCGCCGAAGCTTCCACCTTCTGGATCATCGCCGCCTGCGCCGTGGCCATGTTTTTCTGGCAGCTGGTTCGCACCCGTCTGGCAGCGGGATGGGCAGCCAGCCCCAGCCTGCCGACCATACCCGCCGGTGCCGGCAATTTCTTCACCCTGCCCTCGACTCAGCGTTACATCATCATCGGCCTGGTGCTGGTGGCGCTCGCTTGGCCATTCTTTGGCTCGCGCGGTGCGGTGGATATCGCCACGCTGATCCTGATCTACGTAATGCTCGGCCTGGGCCTGAACATCGTGGTGGGTCTGGCCGGTCTGCTCGATCTGGGTTATGTCGGGTTCTATGCCGTCGGTGCCTACACCTACGCGCTGCTCTCGCACTACTACGGCTTCGGGTTCTGGCTCAGTCTGCCGATCGCCGGCGCCATGGCGGCGTTGTTCGGCTTTCTGCTGGGCTTTCCGGTGCTGCGTCTGCGGGGCGATTACCTGGCAATCGTGACCCTAGGCTTCGGCGAAATCATCCGGCTGTTGCTGCGCAACATGACCGAGCTGACCGGTGGACCAAACGGTATCAGCGGCATCGACAAACCGACGCTGTTCGGCCTGTCGTTCGACCGGCGCGCTGCCGAAGGTATGCAGACCTTCCATGAGTTCTTCGGTGTCGCCTACAACTCGATCAACAAGGTGATCTTCCTCTATCTGATCGCCCTACTGCTGGTCCTGCTGACGCTGTTCGTGATCAACCGCCTGCTGCGCATGCCCATCGGCCGCGCCTGGGAAGCATTGCGCGAAGACGAGATCGCCTGTCGCGCACTGGGCATGAACCCAACGGTGATCAAGCTCTCGGCCTTCACTATCGGCGCGACCTTCGCCGGTTTCGCCGGCAGCTTCTTCGCGGCACGCCAAGGCCTGGTGTCACCGGAGTCGTTCACTTTCATCGAATCGGCCATCATCCTCGCCATCGTGGTTCTGGGCGGCATGGGCTCGCAGCTGGGGGTGATTCTCGCCGCCATCGTAATGATCCTGTTACCCGAACTGATGCGTGAGTTCAGCGAGTACCGCATGCTGATGTTCGGCGCCATGATGGTGCTGATGATGATTTGGCGTCCGCAGGGCCTGCTGCCCATGCAACGTCCCCACCTGGAGCTGAAGCGATGA
- a CDS encoding branched-chain amino acid ABC transporter substrate-binding protein, with amino-acid sequence MMTKQRLSKLFMAIALTGAASYTLAADTIKIGLAGPVTGAVAQYGDMQFIGAQMAIEQINKKGGVNGQQLEGVVYDDACDPKQAVAVANKIVNDEISFVVGHLCSSSTQPASDIYEDEGILMITAASTSPDITSRGYELIFRTIGLDSLQGPTAGNYIADHVKPQNVAVIHDKQQYGEGIATAVKQTLEEKGVKVSVFEGINAGDKDFSSMISKLKQAGVDFVYYGGYHPELGLLLRQSKEKGLNVRYMGPEGVGNSEISAIAGAASEGMLVTLPKSFDQDPRNQELVEAFKAKKQDPSGPFVFPAYAAVQVIAEGIEKAGSTDTDKVAEALRSNTFDTPTGNLSFDEKGDLKDFNFVVYEWHQDGTKTEAK; translated from the coding sequence ATGATGACCAAGCAGCGTCTGTCCAAACTTTTCATGGCTATCGCTTTGACGGGAGCCGCGAGCTACACGCTTGCCGCCGACACTATCAAGATCGGTTTGGCCGGTCCGGTCACGGGGGCCGTCGCGCAGTACGGGGATATGCAATTCATCGGTGCCCAGATGGCCATCGAGCAGATCAACAAGAAGGGCGGTGTCAACGGGCAACAACTGGAAGGCGTCGTGTATGACGACGCCTGCGACCCGAAGCAGGCGGTTGCGGTAGCCAACAAGATCGTCAATGACGAAATCAGTTTCGTGGTCGGCCACCTGTGCTCCAGCTCGACCCAGCCGGCCTCGGATATTTACGAAGACGAAGGCATTCTGATGATTACCGCGGCCTCGACCAGCCCGGACATCACCTCGCGCGGTTACGAACTGATCTTCCGCACCATTGGCCTGGACAGCCTGCAGGGCCCGACCGCCGGTAATTACATCGCCGACCACGTCAAGCCGCAGAACGTTGCGGTCATTCACGACAAACAGCAGTACGGCGAGGGCATCGCCACCGCAGTCAAGCAGACGCTAGAAGAGAAAGGCGTCAAGGTCAGCGTGTTCGAAGGCATCAATGCCGGAGACAAGGATTTCTCCTCGATGATCTCCAAGCTCAAGCAGGCCGGTGTCGACTTCGTCTATTACGGCGGCTACCACCCGGAGCTGGGCCTGCTGTTGCGTCAGTCCAAGGAAAAAGGCCTGAACGTGCGCTACATGGGGCCTGAAGGCGTCGGCAACTCCGAAATTTCGGCAATCGCCGGTGCAGCCTCCGAAGGCATGCTGGTCACCCTACCGAAATCCTTCGACCAGGATCCTCGCAACCAGGAACTGGTCGAAGCCTTCAAGGCCAAGAAGCAGGACCCGAGCGGCCCGTTCGTGTTCCCCGCTTACGCCGCAGTCCAGGTTATTGCCGAGGGTATCGAGAAAGCTGGCAGCACCGACACCGACAAGGTGGCCGAAGCGCTGCGCAGCAACACCTTCGATACTCCGACCGGCAACCTCTCGTTTGACGAGAAGGGAGACCTCAAGGACTTCAACTTCGTGGTTTACGAATGGCACCAGGACGGCACCAAGACCGAAGCCAAGTGA
- the phnE gene encoding phosphonate ABC transporter, permease protein PhnE: MKALSRYALPLLLIAAVIGSFVFLQLEASALFSRDGLGQMAEYASGFLEPDLSPVHLRAIGYAAMETLAMSAIGTLLAAILGLALALPASGRFGLLGKGLSRLLLNALRAIPELVWAALMVLAAGLGPNAGTLALALHTAGVLGRLFAEALENTPSAPAEALRLSGSDRISAFCYGTLPVLWPQLIAYSLYRWENNIRMASVLGFVGAGGLGQMLYMSLSLFQQAQASTVILAMLLMVLAVDALSGWVRMRWVRG, from the coding sequence GTGAAGGCACTGTCGCGCTATGCCTTGCCGTTGTTGCTGATCGCAGCGGTGATCGGCTCGTTCGTCTTTCTGCAGCTCGAAGCCAGTGCACTGTTCAGCCGCGACGGTCTGGGACAGATGGCCGAGTATGCGTCGGGCTTCCTCGAACCGGATTTATCACCGGTCCACCTGCGCGCGATTGGCTATGCCGCGATGGAAACCCTGGCGATGTCAGCGATCGGCACGCTGTTGGCCGCAATACTCGGCTTGGCATTGGCGTTACCAGCGTCTGGACGTTTCGGGTTACTCGGCAAGGGTCTCTCCAGACTGCTACTCAACGCATTGCGAGCCATTCCCGAGCTGGTATGGGCGGCGCTGATGGTACTGGCGGCTGGCCTGGGGCCGAATGCCGGCACTCTGGCCCTGGCGCTGCACACCGCTGGCGTATTGGGACGGCTATTCGCCGAAGCCCTGGAAAACACCCCGAGCGCTCCCGCCGAGGCGTTGCGGCTTTCAGGCAGCGATCGCATCAGCGCCTTCTGCTACGGCACTTTGCCCGTCCTGTGGCCGCAACTAATCGCCTACAGCCTGTATCGCTGGGAAAACAACATCCGCATGGCCAGTGTGCTCGGTTTCGTCGGCGCCGGCGGCCTGGGGCAGATGCTTTACATGAGCCTCAGCCTGTTCCAGCAAGCCCAGGCGTCAACGGTCATCCTGGCGATGCTGCTGATGGTGCTGGCGGTGGACGCCTTGAGCGGCTGGGTGAGGATGCGCTGGGTGCGTGGCTAG